In Streptomyces dangxiongensis, one DNA window encodes the following:
- a CDS encoding TolB family protein produces the protein MTVRSRVLILVAAVAVLAAVGLAAVLHASARAERRDRTQAGGPRVTSGTVTLHGSGRLVFRNMAWGPHRDELTAVPAGDPGGPRTAAGLKCLRFHAASGTGVCLQAVHGPVSDTYRALILDARLHIVDRYDVPGIPSRARVSPTGHFAAWTAFVGGDSYAGTNFSTRAAIVDTRTGELIPSLESFRIVRDGRPYRAADANFWGVTFAADDRTFYATLATGGRTYLVRGDLRGRTVTTLHTNVECPSLSPDGTRVAYKKRVAGLPGDAPWRLYVLDLRTMRETPLAEPRSVDDQALWRDTRTLVYALPGDYGADLYEVQADGSGRPRRISAAAVSPAYLG, from the coding sequence ATGACCGTACGCTCGCGCGTCCTGATCCTCGTCGCGGCCGTCGCCGTACTCGCGGCGGTCGGGCTGGCCGCCGTGCTGCACGCCTCCGCGCGCGCCGAGCGCCGTGACCGCACGCAGGCGGGCGGTCCGCGCGTCACCTCGGGCACGGTGACGCTGCACGGGTCCGGGCGCCTGGTGTTCCGCAACATGGCGTGGGGCCCCCACCGCGACGAACTGACCGCCGTACCGGCCGGGGACCCGGGCGGACCGCGCACGGCCGCCGGCCTCAAGTGCCTCCGCTTCCACGCCGCCTCGGGCACCGGCGTGTGCCTGCAAGCCGTGCACGGGCCGGTCTCGGACACCTACCGCGCGCTGATCCTGGACGCCCGTCTGCACATCGTGGACCGCTACGACGTGCCGGGCATCCCCTCGCGCGCCCGGGTCTCCCCCACCGGGCACTTCGCGGCCTGGACGGCGTTCGTGGGCGGCGACTCGTACGCCGGGACGAACTTCTCCACGCGCGCCGCGATCGTGGACACCCGCACGGGGGAGCTGATCCCGTCGCTGGAGTCCTTCCGGATCGTCCGGGACGGGCGGCCCTACCGGGCGGCGGACGCCAACTTCTGGGGCGTGACGTTCGCGGCCGACGACCGCACGTTCTACGCCACCCTGGCCACCGGCGGCCGGACCTACCTGGTCCGCGGCGACCTGCGCGGCCGCACCGTCACCACCCTGCACACGAACGTGGAGTGCCCGTCCCTGTCCCCCGACGGCACCCGGGTCGCGTACAAGAAGCGGGTGGCGGGGCTGCCCGGGGACGCGCCCTGGCGGCTGTACGTCCTCGACCTGCGCACCATGCGGGAGACCCCGCTCGCCGAACCGCGCAGCGTGGACGACCAGGCGCTGTGGCGGGACACGCGCACGCTCGTGTACGCGCTGCCCGGGGACTACGGCGCCGACCTGTACGAGGTCCAGGCGGACGGGTCGGGACGGCCGCGGCGGATCAGTGCGGCCGCCGTGTCGCCGGCGTACCTCGGATAG
- a CDS encoding MFS transporter codes for MYVADSRASTSAHGAARPAAGRRRAAVAPTVLALGTVSLVTDVSSEMVTAVLPLYLVTGLGLSPLGFGLLDGIYNGFSALVRLVGGHFADRGGGRHKWVAGLGYGISALCKPLLLVAHSLTPLGAVLAADRTGKGLRTAPRDALISLSSTPETRGRAFGVHRAMDTAGALLGPLVAFLILRATVDGYDAVFAVSACVAALGLLVLVLFVPGGRAPAAPGQRPTLRAAVGLLRRRDLRRITVCALLLGLATVSDSFVYLLLQRRLGVPDRWFALLPLGTAAAFLLLAVPLGRLADRVGGWAVFLAGHGALLLAYALLLTSWHGTGLLCLVLALHGGFYAATDGVLMAAASDSVPERLRSSGLAVVQTGQALTRFACSLLFGTAWTVWGDRAALAGAAVALAACAAFSLTLRPARTVTA; via the coding sequence GTGTACGTAGCGGACAGTCGCGCGTCCACGTCCGCTCACGGCGCCGCCCGGCCTGCTGCCGGGCGGCGCCGCGCCGCGGTCGCGCCGACGGTGCTCGCGCTGGGGACGGTGAGCCTGGTCACCGACGTGTCGTCGGAGATGGTGACGGCGGTGCTGCCGCTGTACCTGGTGACCGGACTCGGCCTGTCCCCCCTGGGGTTCGGGCTGCTGGACGGCATCTACAACGGCTTCTCGGCGCTCGTACGCCTCGTCGGCGGGCACTTCGCCGACCGGGGCGGCGGGCGGCACAAGTGGGTCGCCGGACTCGGGTACGGCATCTCGGCCCTCTGCAAGCCGCTGTTGCTGGTGGCGCACTCGCTTACCCCCCTCGGGGCCGTGCTCGCCGCCGACCGCACCGGCAAGGGGCTGCGGACGGCCCCGCGCGACGCGCTGATCTCGCTGTCGAGCACGCCGGAGACGCGCGGGCGGGCCTTCGGGGTGCACCGCGCGATGGACACCGCCGGGGCCCTGCTCGGGCCGCTGGTGGCGTTCCTCATCCTGCGGGCCACGGTGGACGGTTACGACGCGGTGTTCGCCGTCAGCGCCTGCGTGGCCGCACTGGGCCTGCTCGTGCTGGTGCTCTTCGTACCGGGCGGGCGCGCGCCGGCGGCCCCCGGGCAGCGGCCGACCCTGCGGGCCGCCGTCGGGCTGCTGCGCCGCCGCGACCTGCGCCGGATCACCGTCTGCGCGCTGCTGCTGGGCCTCGCGACGGTCAGCGACTCCTTCGTCTACCTGCTGCTCCAGCGCCGGCTCGGGGTGCCCGACCGCTGGTTCGCGCTGCTGCCGCTGGGTACGGCCGCCGCGTTCCTGCTGCTGGCGGTGCCGCTCGGCCGGCTCGCGGACCGGGTGGGCGGCTGGGCGGTCTTCCTCGCCGGGCACGGGGCCCTGCTCCTCGCCTACGCCCTGCTGCTGACCTCCTGGCACGGCACGGGACTGCTCTGTCTCGTCCTCGCCCTGCACGGCGGCTTCTACGCGGCCACCGACGGGGTACTGATGGCCGCCGCCTCGGACAGCGTGCCGGAGCGGCTTCGCTCCTCCGGTCTCGCCGTCGTCCAGACCGGGCAGGCGCTGACCCGGTTCGCCTGCTCCCTGCTGTTCGGCACGGCCTGGACGGTGTGGGGCGACCGGGCGGCGCTGGCGGGCGCGGCGGTGGCGCTGGCCGCGTGTGCCGCGTTCTCCCTCACCCTGCGCCCGGCGAGGACGGTGACCGCATGA
- a CDS encoding alkaline phosphatase family protein, whose translation MSGSSVYRRARTVVASASALAAAAFGLWTGLGSGSAHAAGTVPSPDHVVVVVFENHAYSQVIGSSSAPYINSLKTGGANLTQSYAETHPSQPNYFALFSGSTQGITDDSCYTPGFSSAPNLASELIAAGRGWASYNETLPSQGSTTCSSGTYARKHNPWFGFSNVPVSSAKTFAQFPADYSTLPQVSFVVPNLCSDMHDCSVSTGDTWLKNNLGAYATWAKTHNSLLVVTFDEDNRLSGNRIPTVLYGQPVTAGSSSSVTYNHYDLLRTLEDSQGLTTHAGNAAGAKDITGVWAS comes from the coding sequence GTGTCCGGCAGTTCCGTGTACCGCCGTGCCCGTACCGTCGTGGCGTCCGCGTCGGCCCTCGCCGCAGCCGCGTTCGGGCTGTGGACCGGTCTCGGCAGCGGATCCGCGCACGCCGCGGGCACCGTGCCCAGCCCGGACCACGTCGTCGTCGTGGTCTTCGAGAACCACGCCTACAGCCAGGTCATCGGTTCCTCCAGCGCGCCGTACATCAACTCGCTGAAGACCGGCGGCGCGAACCTCACGCAGTCGTACGCCGAGACCCACCCGAGCCAGCCGAACTACTTCGCGCTGTTCTCCGGCTCCACGCAGGGCATCACCGACGACAGTTGTTACACGCCGGGCTTCTCCTCGGCGCCCAACCTGGCGTCCGAGCTGATCGCCGCCGGGCGCGGCTGGGCCAGTTACAACGAGACCCTGCCGAGCCAGGGCTCCACCACGTGCAGCAGCGGCACGTACGCGCGCAAGCACAACCCCTGGTTCGGTTTCAGCAACGTGCCGGTGTCGTCCGCTAAGACGTTCGCCCAGTTCCCGGCGGACTACTCGACGCTGCCCCAGGTGTCCTTCGTCGTGCCGAACCTGTGCAGCGACATGCACGACTGCTCGGTGTCCACCGGTGACACCTGGCTGAAGAACAACCTGGGCGCGTACGCGACCTGGGCCAAGACCCACAACAGTCTGCTCGTCGTCACCTTCGACGAGGACAACCGGCTCAGCGGGAACCGGATCCCGACCGTGCTCTACGGGCAGCCCGTGACCGCCGGGTCCAGCTCCTCGGTCACGTACAACCACTACGACCTGCTGCGCACCCTGGAGGACAGCCAGGGCCTGACCACGCACGCGGGCAACGCGGCCGGCGCCAAGGACATCACCGGCGTCTGGGCGTCCTGA
- a CDS encoding DUF72 domain-containing protein, with product MADILIGTCGWTDPALLTSGWYPPGHRDAEKRLRHYATRFPVVEVDSPYYALPTARTTTLWAERTPPGFRFDVKAFSLLTGHSTRPAALPADLRGHRRDEALRTEVWARYAEAVTPLRDAGRLGTLLFQFPPSLTPGPEAEAFVRAARERARDWPFAVEFRDPAWWRTGRTAAFLADIDASAVATDTVEGMTPAVVTTPRLAVVRFHGRSPLWGTGTKEERFRHTYTPAELTEWLPRVRDLSRQTGELHLLFNNCCGDAAPRAAQAMHDLLTTAFPHQQDRTSRVIA from the coding sequence ATGGCGGACATCCTCATCGGCACCTGCGGCTGGACCGACCCGGCACTCCTCACCAGCGGCTGGTACCCACCGGGCCACCGCGACGCCGAGAAACGCCTGCGCCACTACGCGACCCGCTTCCCCGTGGTCGAGGTCGACTCCCCGTACTACGCCCTGCCGACCGCGCGCACCACCACCCTGTGGGCGGAGCGCACACCGCCCGGCTTCCGCTTCGACGTCAAGGCGTTCTCCCTCCTCACCGGCCACTCCACCCGCCCGGCCGCGCTCCCCGCGGACCTGCGCGGCCACCGCCGCGACGAGGCCCTGCGCACGGAGGTCTGGGCACGCTACGCCGAGGCGGTCACCCCCCTGCGCGACGCCGGCCGACTGGGCACCCTCCTCTTCCAGTTCCCGCCCTCCCTCACCCCCGGCCCCGAGGCCGAGGCCTTCGTGCGCGCCGCCCGCGAACGCGCCCGCGACTGGCCGTTCGCCGTCGAGTTCCGCGACCCCGCCTGGTGGCGGACCGGCCGTACCGCCGCGTTCCTCGCGGACATCGACGCCTCCGCCGTGGCCACGGACACCGTCGAGGGCATGACGCCGGCCGTCGTGACCACCCCCCGCCTGGCCGTGGTCCGCTTCCACGGCCGCAGCCCCCTGTGGGGCACGGGCACGAAGGAGGAGCGCTTCCGCCACACCTACACACCGGCGGAACTGACCGAATGGCTGCCGCGCGTCCGGGACCTGTCCCGGCAGACCGGGGAACTGCACCTCCTCTTCAACAACTGCTGCGGCGACGCGGCGCCGAGGGCGGCACAGGCCATGCACGACCTGCTGACGACGGCGTTCCCGCACCAGCAGGACCGCACGAGCCGGGTGATCGCCTGA
- a CDS encoding bifunctional [glutamine synthetase] adenylyltransferase/[glutamine synthetase]-adenylyl-L-tyrosine phosphorylase yields MTPGRTSSTFTRLLRHGFTDPSAAERLLDGPELAPVRDDPVLLEALAATADPDLALHGLVRLLEAQDGPTAHRSLLDTLIAAKPLRDRLLGVLGASAALADHLARHATDWQVLVTYEPQDLHPGLTEFERGLAEADDPVTLRVAYRRCLLSIAARDVCGTTDVAETAAELADLATATLRAALAMARRAAPEDAAACRLAVIAMGKCGGHELNYVSDVDVIFVAEAADGAPETKALNSATRLASHLMRICSETTVEGSIWPVDANLRPEGRNGPLVRTLSSHLAYYQRWAKTWEFQALLKARPVAGDADLGQAYLDALHPLVWQAADRENFVTDVQRMRRRVVENIPAAEIDRELKLGPGGLRDVEFAVQLLQLVHGRTDPALRSGTTLDALQALAAGGYVGREDAARLDEAYRFLRSMEHRIQLYRLRRTHLVPEAEADQRRLGRSLGLRTDPVTGLNREWRRHTGAVRRLHEKLFYRPLLDAVAQLAPGETRLSPEAARARLVALGYADPAAALRHLEALASGVTRKAAIQRTLLPVLLGWFADSADPDAGLLNFRKVSDALGKTPWYLRLLRDEGAAAENLARVLSAGRLAPDLLMRAPEAVALLGDGDAGGLAPRDRVPLEQEIMAAVGRAANAEQGVTAARGVRRRELFRTTAADIVGSYGTEANAAETDQGALVDRVGAAVSDLTAATLAGTLRAVVRDGWGDTLPTRFAIIGMGRFGGHELGYGSDADVLFVHEPRDGADEHEASAAANRIVAEMRRLLQLPSADPPLLIDADLRPEGKSGPLVRTLKSYEAYYRRWSLVWESQALLRAEPVAGDEDLGRRFTALVDPLRYPAEGLGEEAVREIRRLKARMESERLPRGADPKLHTKLGPGGLSDVEWTVQLLQLRHAHHEPGLRTTRTREALAAARDAGLLPAAEAEILDEAWVLATRVRNAVMLVRGRAGDTFPTEPRELAAVGRYLGYGAGHAGDMLDAYRRTARRARTVVEELFYAD; encoded by the coding sequence ATGACGCCGGGGCGCACGAGCAGCACCTTCACCCGTCTGCTGCGGCACGGTTTCACCGACCCCTCCGCCGCCGAGCGCCTCCTGGACGGCCCCGAACTCGCCCCCGTCCGCGACGACCCGGTCCTCCTCGAAGCCCTCGCCGCCACCGCCGACCCCGACCTCGCCCTGCACGGCCTGGTCCGCCTCCTGGAGGCGCAGGACGGCCCCACGGCCCACCGCTCCCTGCTGGACACCCTCATCGCGGCCAAGCCCCTGCGCGACCGCCTCCTCGGCGTCCTCGGCGCCTCCGCCGCCCTCGCCGACCACCTGGCCCGCCACGCCACCGACTGGCAGGTCCTGGTCACGTACGAGCCGCAGGACCTGCACCCGGGCCTCACGGAGTTCGAACGAGGCCTGGCCGAGGCCGACGACCCGGTCACCCTCCGCGTCGCCTACCGCCGCTGCCTGCTCTCCATCGCCGCCCGGGACGTCTGCGGCACCACCGACGTGGCCGAGACCGCCGCGGAACTCGCCGACCTGGCCACCGCCACCCTCCGCGCGGCCCTGGCCATGGCCCGGCGCGCCGCCCCCGAGGACGCCGCGGCCTGCCGCCTCGCCGTGATCGCCATGGGCAAGTGCGGCGGCCACGAGCTCAACTACGTATCCGACGTGGACGTCATCTTCGTGGCCGAGGCGGCCGACGGCGCACCCGAGACCAAGGCCCTCAACTCCGCCACCCGGCTCGCCTCCCACCTCATGCGGATCTGCTCCGAGACGACCGTCGAGGGCTCCATCTGGCCGGTCGACGCCAACCTCCGCCCCGAGGGCCGCAACGGCCCCCTCGTGCGCACCCTCAGCAGCCACCTCGCCTACTACCAGCGCTGGGCGAAGACCTGGGAGTTCCAGGCCCTCCTCAAGGCCCGCCCGGTGGCCGGCGACGCCGACCTCGGCCAGGCCTACCTCGACGCGCTGCACCCCCTCGTGTGGCAGGCGGCGGACCGCGAGAACTTCGTGACGGACGTGCAGAGGATGCGCCGCCGCGTGGTGGAGAACATCCCCGCGGCCGAGATCGACCGCGAACTCAAACTCGGCCCCGGCGGGCTGCGCGACGTCGAGTTCGCCGTGCAGCTCCTCCAACTGGTGCACGGCCGCACCGACCCGGCCCTGCGCAGCGGCACCACCCTGGACGCCCTCCAGGCCCTCGCCGCCGGCGGCTACGTCGGCCGCGAGGACGCCGCCCGCCTGGACGAGGCGTACCGCTTCCTGCGCTCGATGGAGCACCGTATCCAGCTCTACCGCCTGCGCCGCACCCACCTCGTCCCCGAGGCGGAGGCGGACCAGCGCCGCCTCGGCCGCTCCCTGGGCCTGCGCACCGACCCGGTGACCGGCCTGAACCGCGAGTGGCGGCGGCACACCGGCGCCGTACGGCGGCTGCACGAGAAGCTCTTCTACCGCCCGCTGCTCGACGCCGTGGCCCAGTTGGCGCCCGGCGAGACGCGGCTGAGCCCCGAGGCGGCCCGCGCACGCCTGGTCGCCCTCGGCTACGCCGACCCGGCCGCCGCCCTGCGCCACCTGGAGGCCCTGGCCTCCGGGGTGACCCGCAAGGCGGCGATCCAGCGCACCCTGCTCCCGGTCCTGCTCGGCTGGTTCGCCGACTCGGCGGACCCCGACGCCGGCCTGCTCAACTTCCGCAAGGTCTCCGACGCGCTCGGCAAGACACCCTGGTACCTGCGGCTGCTGCGCGACGAGGGCGCCGCGGCCGAGAACCTGGCCCGCGTCCTGTCGGCGGGCCGCCTCGCCCCCGACCTGCTGATGCGCGCCCCCGAGGCGGTGGCCCTGCTGGGCGACGGCGACGCCGGCGGCCTCGCGCCCCGGGACCGCGTCCCCCTGGAACAGGAGATCATGGCCGCGGTGGGCCGCGCGGCCAACGCCGAGCAGGGCGTCACCGCGGCCCGCGGCGTCCGCCGCCGCGAGCTGTTCCGCACCACCGCCGCCGACATCGTCGGCTCCTACGGCACCGAGGCCAACGCCGCCGAGACCGACCAGGGCGCCCTCGTGGACCGGGTCGGCGCGGCCGTCTCCGACCTCACCGCGGCCACCCTCGCCGGCACTCTGCGCGCGGTCGTCCGGGACGGCTGGGGCGACACCCTGCCCACCCGGTTCGCGATCATCGGGATGGGCCGCTTCGGCGGGCACGAGCTGGGCTACGGCTCCGACGCGGACGTGCTGTTCGTGCACGAACCCCGCGACGGCGCGGACGAGCACGAGGCTTCCGCCGCCGCGAACAGGATCGTCGCCGAGATGCGCCGCCTGCTCCAGCTCCCCAGCGCCGACCCGCCGCTGCTCATCGACGCCGACCTGCGTCCGGAGGGCAAGTCGGGCCCGCTGGTGCGCACCCTGAAGTCGTACGAGGCGTACTACCGCCGCTGGTCCCTGGTCTGGGAGTCACAGGCGCTGCTGCGGGCCGAGCCGGTCGCCGGCGACGAGGACCTGGGCCGGCGCTTCACCGCCCTGGTCGACCCGCTGCGCTATCCGGCCGAGGGCCTCGGCGAGGAGGCGGTCCGCGAGATCCGCCGGCTGAAGGCACGGATGGAGTCCGAGCGGCTGCCCCGGGGCGCCGACCCCAAGCTGCACACCAAGCTCGGCCCCGGCGGCCTGTCCGACGTCGAGTGGACCGTCCAGCTCCTCCAGCTCCGCCACGCCCACCACGAGCCCGGCCTGCGCACCACCCGCACCCGCGAGGCCCTGGCCGCCGCCCGCGACGCCGGGCTGCTGCCGGCCGCGGAAGCGGAGATCCTGGACGAGGCGTGGGTGCTGGCCACCCGGGTGCGCAACGCGGTCATGCTGGTCCGCGGCCGGGCCGGGGACACCTTCCCCACCGAGCCCCGCGAGCTGGCCGCCGTCGGCCGCTACCTCGGCTACGGCGCCGGACACGCCGGGGACATGCTGGACGCCTACCGGCGCACCGCCCGCCGGGCGCGCACGGTCGTGGAGGAGCTGTTCTACGCGGACTGA
- a CDS encoding phosphatase PAP2 family protein, which translates to MGDSTVTEPEGREQVAVPRVVTGEAGRGPLGRLRRPRRPRLWFEILLVAVSYWTYSLIRNAVPEQRAEALRNARWIWRVEHDLGVAVEQSVNHAANSVTWLIVGMNYYYATLHFVITIGVLVWLYRWHPGRYAATRLALFATTGVALVGYYLFPLAPPRLMHGGHFVDTVLRHHTWGSMASGDLKHMSNQYAAMPSMHIGWSLWCGLTVFALASVPWARVLGLVYPAATLLVIVATANHFWLDAVGGVVCLCFGFAVARLWYGSLPHALPRRVTVQAAGEPVPAGRSA; encoded by the coding sequence ATGGGTGACTCGACCGTGACAGAGCCGGAAGGTCGCGAACAGGTGGCCGTTCCGCGGGTCGTCACGGGCGAGGCCGGACGAGGTCCGCTGGGACGGCTGCGGCGTCCGCGGCGGCCCCGGCTGTGGTTCGAGATCCTTCTGGTCGCAGTGAGTTACTGGACGTACTCGCTGATCCGCAACGCCGTCCCGGAGCAGCGGGCCGAGGCGCTGCGCAACGCGCGCTGGATCTGGCGCGTCGAGCACGACCTGGGCGTCGCCGTCGAGCAGTCGGTCAACCACGCCGCCAACTCGGTGACTTGGCTGATCGTCGGCATGAACTACTACTACGCCACACTGCACTTCGTGATCACGATCGGGGTCCTGGTGTGGCTGTACCGGTGGCATCCCGGCCGGTACGCGGCGACCCGGCTGGCACTGTTCGCGACGACGGGCGTGGCCCTGGTCGGTTACTACCTGTTCCCGCTGGCGCCGCCCCGGCTCATGCACGGCGGGCACTTCGTCGACACCGTGCTGAGGCACCACACCTGGGGCTCGATGGCGTCCGGCGACCTCAAGCACATGTCGAACCAGTACGCGGCGATGCCGTCGATGCACATCGGCTGGTCGCTGTGGTGCGGGCTGACGGTCTTCGCGCTGGCCTCGGTGCCGTGGGCGCGGGTGCTGGGACTGGTGTACCCGGCGGCCACCCTCCTCGTGATCGTCGCCACGGCCAACCACTTCTGGCTCGACGCGGTGGGCGGCGTGGTCTGTCTGTGCTTCGGGTTCGCGGTGGCCCGGCTCTGGTACGGCAGCCTGCCGCACGCGCTGCCGCGGCGGGTGACGGTGCAGGCCGCGGGTGAGCCGGTGCCCGCCGGCCGGTCCGCGTAG
- a CDS encoding LacI family DNA-binding transcriptional regulator yields the protein MTTRLADIAAQAGVSEATVSRVLNGKPGVAATTRQSVLAALDVLGYERPVRLRQRSEGLVGLITPELENPIFPALAQVIGQALTRQGYTPVLATQTPGGSTEDELTEMLVDRGVAGIIYVSGLHADTTADMQRYDRLRAQGVPYVLVDGFSPKVQAPFISPDDRAAMALAVTHLVSLGHTRIGLALGPKRFVPVQRKIEGFVRTVQEQLGIPAQTVETELVQHSLYTLEGGQAAATALIERGCTAVVCASDMMALGAIRAARQRGLEVPRDVSVVGFDDSPLIAFTDPPLTTVRKPVPAMGQAAVRTLLEEIGGTPAPHSEFVFMPELVVRGSTASAPHVVRAS from the coding sequence GTGACCACACGGCTTGCCGATATCGCCGCGCAGGCGGGGGTGAGCGAAGCGACCGTCAGCCGGGTCCTCAACGGGAAGCCGGGCGTCGCCGCCACCACCCGCCAGTCCGTGCTGGCCGCGCTGGACGTGCTCGGCTACGAACGTCCGGTGCGGCTGCGCCAGCGCAGTGAGGGCCTGGTGGGCCTGATCACGCCGGAGCTGGAGAACCCGATATTCCCGGCGCTGGCCCAGGTCATCGGCCAGGCGCTGACCCGTCAGGGGTACACACCGGTGCTCGCCACGCAGACCCCGGGCGGGTCGACGGAGGACGAGCTGACCGAGATGCTCGTGGACCGCGGGGTCGCCGGGATCATCTACGTCTCCGGGCTGCACGCCGACACCACCGCCGACATGCAGCGCTACGACCGGCTGCGCGCGCAGGGCGTGCCGTACGTGCTGGTGGACGGCTTCTCGCCGAAGGTGCAGGCGCCGTTCATCTCCCCCGACGACCGGGCGGCGATGGCGCTGGCGGTGACGCACCTGGTGTCGCTGGGGCACACCCGGATCGGGCTGGCGCTCGGGCCGAAGCGGTTCGTGCCGGTGCAGCGCAAGATCGAGGGCTTCGTGCGGACCGTGCAGGAGCAGCTCGGCATCCCCGCGCAGACCGTCGAGACGGAGCTGGTCCAGCACTCGCTGTACACCCTGGAGGGCGGTCAGGCGGCGGCCACGGCGCTGATCGAGCGGGGCTGTACGGCGGTGGTCTGCGCCAGCGACATGATGGCCCTGGGGGCGATACGGGCGGCCCGGCAGCGGGGCCTGGAGGTGCCCCGGGACGTGTCGGTGGTCGGGTTCGACGACTCCCCGCTCATCGCCTTCACCGACCCCCCGCTGACCACCGTCCGCAAGCCGGTCCCGGCGATGGGGCAGGCGGCGGTGCGCACGCTGCTGGAGGAGATCGGCGGGACCCCGGCGCCGCACAGCGAGTTCGTGTTCATGCCGGAGCTGGTGGTGCGGGGTTCCACGGCCTCGGCCCCGCACGTCGTGCGCGCCTCGTAG
- a CDS encoding extracellular solute-binding protein produces MRRGIAASALVASLALTATACGGNDSDSGKSDGPVTITWWDTSNATNEAPTYKTLVQQFESANKNIKVKYVNVPFDQAQNKFDTAAGAQGAPDVLRSEVGWTPAFAKKGFFLPLDGTEALADRAKFQPSLIQQAQYQGKTYGVPLVTDTLALVYNKALFKKAGITEAPKTWDELKSDAAKVRAKAGADGYWGSTQGYYAQTFLYGEGTDTVDAAAKKITVGSAAAKKAYGTWLSTFSGKGLHKADTTADAYAHIQDAFVNGKVAAIIQGPWEITNFYQGAAFKDKANLGIATVPAGSSGKAGAPTGGHNLSVYAGSDKAHQEAALKFVKFMTSAKSQEAVALKNSTLPTRSDAYTAQVKANPGIAGYQGVLAAAQPRPALPEYSSLWGPLDTELPKIASGRESLDKGLTDVELAIAKLVPDFSK; encoded by the coding sequence ATGCGGCGTGGCATAGCGGCCTCCGCGCTGGTGGCGTCCCTCGCCCTCACGGCGACGGCGTGCGGCGGGAACGACAGCGACAGCGGAAAGTCGGACGGCCCGGTCACCATCACCTGGTGGGACACCTCCAACGCCACCAATGAGGCGCCGACGTACAAGACCCTGGTCCAGCAGTTCGAGAGCGCCAACAAGAACATCAAGGTCAAGTACGTCAACGTCCCCTTCGACCAGGCGCAGAACAAGTTCGACACCGCCGCCGGCGCCCAGGGCGCCCCGGACGTGCTGCGCTCCGAGGTCGGCTGGACCCCCGCCTTCGCCAAGAAGGGCTTCTTCCTGCCGCTGGACGGCACCGAGGCACTCGCCGACCGGGCGAAGTTTCAGCCCAGCCTGATCCAGCAGGCCCAGTACCAGGGCAAGACCTACGGCGTCCCGCTGGTGACCGACACCCTCGCCCTGGTCTACAACAAGGCGCTGTTCAAGAAGGCCGGCATCACCGAGGCGCCCAAGACGTGGGACGAGCTGAAGTCCGACGCCGCCAAGGTCCGGGCCAAGGCCGGGGCCGACGGCTACTGGGGCTCCACCCAGGGCTACTACGCCCAGACCTTCCTCTACGGCGAGGGCACCGACACCGTCGACGCCGCCGCCAAGAAGATCACCGTCGGCTCCGCCGCCGCCAAGAAGGCCTACGGCACCTGGCTGAGCACGTTCTCCGGCAAGGGCCTGCACAAGGCCGACACCACCGCCGACGCCTACGCCCACATCCAGGACGCGTTCGTCAACGGCAAGGTCGCCGCGATCATCCAGGGCCCGTGGGAGATCACGAACTTCTACCAGGGCGCGGCCTTCAAGGACAAGGCCAACCTCGGCATCGCCACCGTCCCGGCCGGCTCCTCCGGCAAGGCGGGCGCCCCGACCGGCGGCCACAACCTCTCGGTCTACGCCGGCTCGGACAAGGCCCACCAGGAGGCGGCCCTGAAGTTCGTCAAGTTCATGACCTCCGCGAAGTCCCAGGAGGCCGTCGCCCTGAAGAACTCCACCCTGCCGACCCGCTCCGACGCCTACACCGCCCAGGTCAAGGCCAACCCCGGCATCGCCGGCTACCAGGGCGTCCTCGCCGCCGCCCAGCCGCGCCCGGCGCTGCCCGAGTACAGCTCCCTGTGGGGCCCGCTGGACACCGAGCTGCCCAAGATCGCCTCGGGCCGGGAGTCCCTGGACAAGGGCCTGACCGACGTCGAGCTGGCCATCGCCAAGCTGGTGCCCGACTTCAGCAAGTGA